The proteins below come from a single Burkholderia sp. FERM BP-3421 genomic window:
- a CDS encoding EcsC family protein, with product MEPISSITGPTLSAADLDTLRRAKLALESPSLTVKLTSVVGAPIEKLIAKLPGFATDKINDATQLALRKCLHLALRTIGKSGGVASAGETPDKPSNLLHKLAVATTGAAGGAFGLFALPVELPVTTTLMFRSICDIARSEGEDLHSIETQLQCLAVLGMGSGFQPSDGSAESADFGYFALRGALAQAVSKASSEIASKGFAVKGSTTLLKLLQAVTARFSAQVTEQVAAKSIPALGAVLGATVNTLFIDHFQQAAHGHFAIRRLERRYGTAAVEAAYQAIDASAVR from the coding sequence ATGGAACCGATTTCATCCATCACTGGTCCGACGCTGTCGGCCGCCGATCTGGATACGCTGCGGCGCGCCAAGCTCGCGCTCGAAAGCCCGTCGCTGACGGTCAAGCTGACGAGCGTGGTGGGCGCGCCGATCGAGAAGCTGATCGCGAAGCTGCCGGGCTTCGCGACCGACAAGATCAACGACGCGACCCAGCTCGCGCTGCGCAAGTGCCTGCACCTCGCGCTGCGCACGATCGGCAAGTCGGGCGGCGTCGCGAGCGCGGGCGAGACGCCGGACAAGCCGAGCAACCTGCTGCACAAGCTCGCGGTCGCCACCACCGGCGCGGCGGGCGGCGCGTTCGGGCTGTTCGCGCTGCCGGTCGAGCTGCCGGTCACGACCACGCTGATGTTCCGCTCGATCTGCGACATCGCGCGCAGCGAGGGCGAGGACCTGCATTCGATCGAGACCCAGCTGCAATGCCTCGCCGTGCTCGGCATGGGCAGCGGCTTCCAGCCCTCGGACGGCAGCGCCGAAAGCGCCGATTTCGGCTATTTCGCGCTGCGCGGCGCGCTCGCGCAGGCGGTGTCGAAGGCGTCGTCGGAGATCGCGTCGAAGGGTTTCGCGGTCAAGGGCTCGACCACCCTGCTCAAGCTGCTGCAGGCCGTGACCGCGCGCTTTTCCGCGCAGGTCACGGAACAGGTCGCCGCGAAGTCGATTCCGGCGCTCGGCGCGGTGCTCGGCGCGACCGTCAATACGCTCTTCATCGATCACTTCCAGCAGGCCGCGCACGGCCACTTCGCGATCCGCCGCCTCGAGCGCCGCTACGGCACGGCGGCCGTCGAGGCCGCGTATCAGGCGATCGACGCGTCCGCCGTGCGCTGA
- a CDS encoding alpha/beta hydrolase, whose amino-acid sequence MSWQSKVACWLLRRHFYPETLNPVIDPARARRLTALRARWARRAPSGWRLREHGRPEDAPLAGEWFERTDATPGRLLLYFHGGGYYFCSPATHRPIVFTLARRANVRAFSLDYRLAPEHPFPAALADALAAYRRLLALGTPPESIVFGGDSAGGGLALATLVALRDAGEALPAGAILFSPWTDLAATGETLRSHDGIDPMFAGAALGRAARLYLGDAPATHPHASPLYADFDGLPPLFIQAGSTEVLLDDARRVADKARAAGVPVEFEIWPRQPHVWQIYTPFVPEAGQALERAAAFMRRVAVERGTQRTADASIA is encoded by the coding sequence ATGAGTTGGCAAAGCAAGGTCGCATGCTGGCTGTTGCGCCGGCATTTCTATCCTGAAACGCTCAATCCCGTGATCGATCCGGCGCGCGCGCGCCGGCTCACCGCGCTGCGCGCGCGCTGGGCGCGGCGCGCGCCGTCCGGCTGGCGGCTGCGCGAGCACGGCCGGCCCGAGGACGCGCCGCTTGCCGGCGAATGGTTCGAGCGCACCGATGCGACGCCCGGCCGCCTGCTGCTGTATTTCCACGGCGGCGGCTATTACTTCTGCTCGCCCGCCACGCACCGGCCGATCGTGTTCACGCTCGCGCGGCGCGCGAACGTGCGCGCGTTTTCCCTCGACTACCGGCTCGCGCCCGAGCATCCGTTCCCGGCCGCGCTCGCCGACGCGCTCGCCGCGTACCGGCGCCTGCTGGCGCTCGGCACGCCGCCCGAGTCGATCGTGTTCGGCGGCGATTCGGCGGGCGGCGGCCTCGCGCTCGCGACGCTGGTCGCGCTGCGCGACGCCGGCGAGGCACTGCCGGCGGGGGCGATCCTGTTCTCGCCGTGGACCGATCTCGCCGCAACCGGCGAGACCCTGCGCAGCCACGACGGTATCGACCCGATGTTCGCGGGCGCGGCGCTCGGCCGCGCCGCGCGGCTCTATCTCGGCGACGCGCCCGCCACCCATCCGCATGCGTCGCCGCTGTACGCGGATTTCGACGGCCTGCCGCCGCTGTTCATCCAGGCGGGCAGCACCGAGGTGCTGCTCGACGACGCGCGGCGCGTCGCCGACAAGGCGCGCGCGGCCGGCGTGCCGGTCGAATTCGAGATCTGGCCGCGGCAGCCGCATGTCTGGCAGATCTATACGCCGTTCGTGCCGGAGGCGGGGCAGGCGCTCGAGCGCGCGGCCGCGTTCATGCGGCGCGTCGCGGTCGAGCGGGGCACTCAGCGCACGGCGGACGCGTCGATCGCCTGA
- a CDS encoding CHRD domain-containing protein — MFSFRLIRIGVLAAAFAAGGAHAETVQLAASLQPSSEVPPTTSKGEGKLAATFDTASRTLSWSVSYAGLTGPATAAHFHGPAPVGQNAGVQVPIPKDGLASPIKGSKELTDSQVTDLMAGKWYFNIHTGAHPMGEIRGQVLPAG; from the coding sequence ATGTTTTCGTTTCGCCTGATCCGCATCGGCGTGCTGGCCGCGGCGTTCGCCGCGGGCGGCGCGCATGCCGAAACCGTGCAGCTCGCCGCGAGCCTGCAGCCGTCGAGCGAGGTGCCGCCGACCACGAGCAAGGGCGAGGGCAAGCTTGCCGCGACCTTCGACACCGCGAGCCGCACGTTGAGCTGGAGCGTGTCCTACGCGGGCCTGACGGGGCCCGCGACCGCCGCGCACTTCCACGGGCCGGCGCCCGTGGGACAGAACGCGGGGGTCCAGGTGCCGATCCCGAAGGACGGGCTGGCGAGCCCGATCAAGGGTTCGAAGGAACTGACCGACTCGCAGGTCACCGACCTGATGGCGGGCAAGTGGTACTTCAACATCCACACGGGCGCGCATCCGATGGGCGAGATCCGCGGCCAGGTGCTGCCCGCGGGCTGA
- a CDS encoding glycosyltransferase family 4 protein, whose protein sequence is MTSPSSGSESRSSFPSEPGAYAVTSGGVAGAPYRPGFDADERGAARAALPASVAINGKFTAQRLTGVQRVAHEFTAALARLAPADARGPTLVVPRDHGALALPPTLACRVVPRFRGALWEQLALPFATRDQTLLSLCNIGPLFKRNQVLMIHDAAVFDFPEGYSLAFRLWYRLAFMVLKRRVRHILTVSVFSKARIVERLGVAPTDVSTIYSGVDHFERIERDDAVLARLGLAYDRFVLIVGSLAPGKNLARALEAVALLERTHPDLKVVIAGGANVKIFGAAASADGEASQQVIRAGYVSDGELKSLYEHAGCFVFPSLYEGFGLPPLEAMSCGCPVIASREASLPEACGDAALYCDARDPADIAARIAQLMDDPALRGRMRARGRAHAAQFTWARAARQLAGVLRAID, encoded by the coding sequence ATGACTTCTCCTTCGTCCGGGAGCGAATCCCGCTCCTCCTTTCCGTCCGAGCCGGGCGCGTACGCGGTCACCTCGGGCGGCGTCGCCGGCGCGCCGTACCGGCCCGGGTTCGACGCCGACGAACGCGGCGCGGCGCGCGCCGCGCTGCCCGCGTCGGTCGCGATCAACGGCAAGTTCACCGCACAGCGCCTGACGGGCGTGCAGCGCGTCGCGCACGAATTCACCGCGGCGCTCGCGCGGCTCGCGCCGGCCGATGCGCGCGGGCCGACGCTCGTGGTGCCGCGCGATCATGGCGCACTCGCGTTGCCGCCGACGCTCGCGTGCCGCGTGGTGCCGCGTTTTCGCGGCGCGCTGTGGGAACAGCTCGCGCTGCCGTTCGCCACGCGCGACCAGACGCTCCTCAGCCTGTGCAACATCGGGCCGCTGTTCAAGCGCAACCAGGTGCTGATGATCCACGACGCCGCGGTGTTTGATTTCCCGGAGGGCTATTCGCTTGCGTTCCGGCTGTGGTACCGGCTCGCGTTCATGGTGCTCAAGCGCCGCGTGCGGCACATCCTGACCGTCTCGGTATTCTCGAAGGCGCGCATCGTCGAGCGACTGGGCGTCGCGCCGACCGACGTGTCGACGATCTATTCCGGCGTGGATCATTTCGAGCGGATCGAACGCGACGACGCGGTGCTCGCGCGCCTGGGCCTCGCCTACGACCGCTTCGTGCTGATCGTCGGCTCGCTCGCGCCGGGCAAGAACCTCGCGCGCGCGCTCGAGGCGGTCGCGCTGCTCGAACGCACGCATCCCGACCTGAAGGTGGTGATCGCGGGCGGCGCCAACGTGAAGATCTTCGGCGCGGCGGCATCGGCCGATGGCGAGGCTTCGCAACAGGTGATCCGGGCGGGCTATGTCAGCGACGGCGAGTTGAAGTCGCTGTACGAGCACGCGGGCTGCTTCGTGTTCCCGTCGCTGTACGAGGGCTTCGGCCTGCCGCCGCTCGAGGCGATGTCGTGCGGCTGTCCGGTGATCGCGTCGCGCGAGGCGTCGCTGCCCGAGGCGTGCGGCGACGCGGCGCTGTATTGCGATGCGCGCGATCCGGCCGACATCGCCGCGCGCATCGCGCAGCTGATGGACGATCCCGCGCTGCGCGGCCGCATGCGCGCGCGCGGCCGCGCGCACGCCGCGCAATTCACCTGGGCGCGCGCGGCGCGGCAGTTGGCCGGGGTGCTGCGCGCGATCGATTGA
- a CDS encoding polysaccharide biosynthesis/export family protein, with protein MLKPLAMAAALAAVLSGCALAPGPALDSSRMNDNLSAPTDSTVYDVKLITPQLVYTLKQGDEADARAREAGIQSGLPAAFNDYRVGADDVLGVTVWGHPELTRGGADSTTPLGDPGTLQATGSLGGVLPQQTSAFGANGQGDLDAQGQRVAADGTIFFPTLGRVRVEGMSPVQIAVLLTRRLKARLRDPQIDVRVMQYRSQRVQVTGDVKNPGQLSLTGSPMRVVDAVNRAGGGNPDADLQRVLVSRGDQVVTIDMNRILNRGDQRQNIVLRTGDIVHVPDHTQNRVFVMGEVPKPQTVYMNQGQLSLADALTTAGSIDPNGANPRQVIVIRHPDPPLTSVAGTQAGLQEGIKKINYAPGHNRPEVFRLDMTQVDALMLATEFDMKPLDVVYVGTAPAARFNRLLAQILPSAESFYLVWSVARNR; from the coding sequence ATGTTGAAGCCCCTCGCGATGGCGGCCGCGCTCGCGGCCGTCCTGTCGGGCTGCGCGCTGGCCCCGGGGCCAGCGCTCGATTCGAGCCGCATGAACGACAATCTGAGCGCACCGACGGATTCGACCGTCTACGACGTCAAGCTGATCACGCCGCAGCTCGTCTACACGCTCAAGCAGGGCGACGAGGCCGATGCGCGTGCGCGCGAGGCCGGCATCCAGTCCGGCCTGCCCGCCGCCTTCAACGATTACCGCGTGGGCGCCGACGACGTGCTCGGCGTCACCGTGTGGGGCCATCCGGAACTGACGCGCGGCGGCGCCGACTCCACCACGCCGCTTGGCGACCCCGGTACGCTGCAGGCGACCGGCAGCCTCGGCGGCGTGCTGCCGCAGCAGACCAGCGCGTTCGGCGCGAACGGGCAGGGCGACCTCGATGCGCAGGGGCAGCGGGTCGCGGCGGACGGCACGATCTTCTTTCCGACGCTGGGCCGCGTGCGGGTCGAGGGCATGAGCCCCGTGCAGATCGCCGTGCTGCTGACGCGGCGGCTGAAGGCGCGCCTCAGGGATCCGCAGATCGACGTGCGGGTGATGCAGTACCGCAGCCAGCGCGTCCAGGTGACGGGTGACGTGAAGAACCCCGGCCAGCTGTCGCTGACCGGCTCGCCGATGCGCGTGGTCGACGCGGTCAACCGCGCGGGCGGCGGGAATCCCGACGCGGATCTGCAGCGCGTGCTGGTGTCGCGCGGCGATCAGGTGGTGACGATCGACATGAACCGGATCCTCAATCGCGGCGATCAGCGGCAGAACATCGTGCTGCGGACGGGCGACATCGTGCACGTGCCGGACCATACGCAGAACCGCGTGTTCGTGATGGGCGAAGTGCCGAAGCCGCAGACCGTGTACATGAACCAGGGCCAGCTGTCGCTCGCCGACGCGCTCACGACCGCGGGCAGCATCGACCCGAACGGCGCGAATCCGCGCCAGGTGATCGTGATCCGTCATCCGGATCCGCCGCTCACGTCGGTCGCGGGCACGCAGGCGGGCCTGCAGGAGGGCATCAAGAAGATCAACTACGCGCCGGGCCACAACCGGCCCGAGGTGTTCCGGCTCGACATGACCCAGGTCGATGCGCTGATGCTCGCGACCGAGTTCGACATGAAGCCGCTCGATGTCGTCTATGTCGGCACCGCGCCCGCGGCGCGCTTCAACCGCCTGCTCGCGCAGATCCTGCCGTCGGCGGAGTCGTTCTACCTGGTCTGGTCGGTCGCGCGCAATCGCTGA
- a CDS encoding undecaprenyl-phosphate glucose phosphotransferase: MPGIFVRLADVLLVAAGALLAQALRDGGALDLSDAQRAFVALLCVLTLLVFPALGVYGAARDRISYRALVRVLLGWLGVAALAAACAGALHRDTEVSLSWLGRTVLMAGVVLLLGRALGHAFGSGMHRAGMRRRRVAIVGSRAYGRAVLEQMQAARRAGFVPVCVFDEGAAGEPSVSGVPLVTDFRAFRQQVRMDGVDEIWLALPLSHERQIQRIVREFRHDFVNLRFLPDVRGIAFFNRSVTEVLGMPAINLATSPLSVPQLWPKFVFDRLFALAVLIPLLPLLTALACAVKLSSPGPVLFRQRRKGVDGREFEILKFRTMRVHAQHTGVVAQASRNDARITRVGAFLRRTSLDELPQFFNVLFGQMSVVGPRPHAIEHDDLYKELVDGYMYRYRVRPGITGWAQINGYRGETRKVEKMAARVKFDLFYMQNWTFWFDIKIILMTLVRGFVGRNAF; this comes from the coding sequence ATGCCTGGAATCTTCGTGCGGCTCGCGGATGTTTTGCTGGTCGCGGCGGGCGCGCTGCTCGCGCAGGCGCTGCGCGACGGCGGCGCGCTCGATTTGTCCGACGCGCAGCGCGCCTTCGTCGCGCTGCTGTGCGTGCTGACGCTGCTGGTGTTCCCGGCGCTCGGCGTCTACGGTGCGGCGCGCGACCGGATCTCGTATCGCGCGCTCGTGCGCGTGCTGCTCGGCTGGCTCGGCGTCGCGGCGCTCGCCGCCGCGTGCGCGGGCGCACTGCATCGCGACACCGAGGTGTCGCTGTCGTGGCTCGGCCGCACCGTGCTGATGGCGGGCGTGGTGCTGCTGCTGGGCCGCGCGCTCGGCCACGCGTTCGGCAGCGGCATGCACCGCGCCGGGATGCGGCGCCGGCGGGTCGCGATCGTCGGCTCGCGCGCCTACGGGCGCGCCGTGCTCGAACAGATGCAGGCCGCGCGGCGGGCCGGCTTCGTGCCGGTGTGCGTGTTCGACGAGGGCGCAGCCGGCGAGCCGTCGGTGAGCGGCGTACCGCTCGTCACCGATTTCCGCGCGTTCAGGCAACAGGTGCGGATGGACGGCGTCGACGAGATCTGGCTCGCGCTGCCGCTGTCGCACGAGCGGCAGATCCAGCGCATCGTGCGCGAATTCCGCCACGACTTCGTCAACCTGCGCTTCCTGCCGGACGTGCGCGGCATCGCGTTCTTCAATCGCTCGGTCACCGAGGTGCTGGGCATGCCGGCCATCAATCTCGCGACGAGCCCGCTGTCGGTGCCGCAGCTGTGGCCGAAGTTCGTGTTCGACCGGCTGTTCGCGCTCGCGGTGCTGATACCGCTGCTGCCGCTGCTCACGGCGCTCGCGTGCGCGGTCAAGCTGTCCTCGCCGGGGCCGGTGCTGTTCCGGCAGCGCCGCAAGGGCGTCGACGGCCGCGAGTTCGAGATCCTGAAATTCCGCACGATGCGCGTGCATGCACAGCACACGGGCGTCGTGGCGCAGGCCTCGCGCAACGACGCGCGCATCACGCGGGTCGGCGCATTCCTGCGCCGCACCTCGCTCGACGAGCTGCCGCAGTTCTTCAACGTGCTGTTCGGCCAGATGTCGGTGGTGGGGCCGCGCCCGCACGCGATCGAGCACGACGATCTCTACAAGGAGCTGGTCGACGGCTACATGTACCGCTACCGCGTGCGTCCCGGCATCACCGGCTGGGCGCAGATCAACGGTTATCGCGGCGAGACGCGCAAGGTCGAGAAGATGGCCGCGCGCGTGAAGTTCGACCTGTTCTACATGCAGAACTGGACCTTCTGGTTCGACATCAAGATCATCCTGATGACGCTCGTCAGGGGATTCGTCGGCCGCAATGCATTCTGA
- a CDS encoding Crp/Fnr family transcriptional regulator, with product MLHQREGFQTNALLGSLTEDSLCALEPHLELVKIKSAQLLYGADEPMRHLYFPTTAMMSVLYLMEDGTMVEVAAIGNEGAVGVSTLAGSGAMSSRIEVRSGGFAYRIPTHVFRQEFDRSLDTYALMLRYWQAAMTQISRSALCNRHHSVGEQLCRWLLLAHDRIEGDELAVTQQTIANMLGVRREGVTEAAGKLQEAGLIRQRRGHITVLDRAGLEAHACECYRLIRGEFSRLITHAQHEDDTCPADGRPLRIGGYRDAVRPAA from the coding sequence ATGTTGCATCAACGAGAGGGTTTCCAGACGAACGCGCTGCTGGGTTCATTGACCGAGGACAGCCTGTGTGCGCTCGAGCCGCATCTTGAGCTGGTCAAGATCAAGAGCGCGCAGCTGCTGTACGGCGCGGACGAGCCGATGCGCCACCTGTATTTCCCGACCACCGCGATGATGTCGGTGCTGTACCTGATGGAGGACGGCACGATGGTCGAGGTCGCGGCGATCGGCAACGAGGGCGCGGTGGGCGTATCGACGCTGGCGGGTTCGGGCGCGATGTCGAGCCGCATCGAGGTGCGCAGCGGCGGCTTCGCCTACCGGATCCCGACCCATGTGTTCCGCCAGGAATTCGACCGCTCGCTCGATACCTACGCGCTGATGCTGCGCTACTGGCAGGCGGCGATGACGCAGATTTCGCGCAGCGCGCTGTGCAATCGCCACCACTCGGTCGGCGAGCAGCTGTGCCGCTGGCTGCTGCTCGCGCACGACCGGATCGAGGGCGACGAGCTGGCGGTCACGCAGCAGACCATCGCGAACATGCTCGGGGTGCGCCGCGAAGGCGTGACCGAGGCGGCCGGCAAGCTGCAGGAGGCGGGCCTGATCCGCCAGCGGCGCGGCCATATCACCGTGCTCGATCGCGCGGGCCTGGAAGCGCATGCATGCGAATGCTATCGCTTGATCCGCGGCGAATTCAGCCGGCTCATCACGCACGCGCAGCACGAGGACGATACGTGCCCGGCGGACGGCCGGCCGCTGCGGATCGGCGGCTATCGCGACGCCGTGCGGCCCGCGGCCTGA
- a CDS encoding Crp/Fnr family transcriptional regulator, protein MTHREYKEPAVRPGGVMIELPHRTDANRFLGALGAAERAALAGHLQLVHVKSGQVLCEPGEALDYVYLPVTTVISIQYASSDGMTLEVAEIGSEGLISQELIGSNGATPCRVVTCRDGFSYRLGARVFSNLLRDSADLRRLVFLCVQLLMVQATQISFCSRHHVLKNQLCRWFMLAYDRSRSVEIQVTHSMLAQMLGVRRETVTDAAGDIQKAGLIRQYRSSIILLDLPGLDAQSCGCHTIVRDEMNKILSGNVGVLAELRS, encoded by the coding sequence GTGACACATCGTGAATACAAGGAACCGGCCGTACGGCCGGGCGGCGTCATGATCGAGCTGCCCCATCGCACCGACGCGAACCGCTTCCTCGGCGCGCTCGGCGCGGCCGAGCGCGCCGCACTCGCCGGCCACCTGCAGCTCGTGCACGTGAAGTCGGGCCAGGTGTTGTGCGAGCCCGGCGAGGCGCTCGACTACGTCTACCTGCCCGTGACGACGGTGATCTCGATCCAGTACGCGTCGTCCGACGGCATGACGCTCGAGGTCGCGGAAATCGGCAGCGAAGGGCTCATCAGCCAGGAACTGATCGGCAGCAACGGCGCGACGCCGTGCCGCGTCGTCACCTGTCGCGACGGCTTCTCGTACCGGCTCGGCGCGCGCGTGTTCTCGAACCTGCTGCGCGATTCCGCGGACCTGCGCCGCCTCGTGTTCCTGTGCGTGCAGCTGCTCATGGTGCAGGCCACGCAGATCTCGTTCTGCAGCCGCCATCACGTGCTGAAGAATCAGTTGTGCAGATGGTTCATGCTGGCGTACGACCGTTCGCGCAGCGTCGAGATCCAGGTCACCCACAGCATGCTCGCGCAGATGCTCGGCGTGCGTCGCGAGACCGTGACGGACGCCGCCGGCGACATCCAGAAGGCGGGCCTGATCCGCCAGTACCGCAGCTCGATCATCCTGCTCGACCTGCCCGGCCTCGACGCACAGTCGTGCGGCTGCCACACGATCGTGCGCGACGAGATGAACAAGATCCTGTCCGGCAACGTCGGCGTGCTCGCCGAGCTGCGCAGCTGA
- a CDS encoding acyl carrier protein, with the protein MNNELRTIIKDVAHLEVPIDTVANGDDLYEAGLSSLNTIQLLLAIEHHFNIEVPDDMLNRQLFQSIDSLAGAVTQLQRAAQSA; encoded by the coding sequence GTGAACAACGAGCTCAGAACCATCATCAAGGATGTCGCGCACCTCGAGGTGCCGATCGATACAGTCGCCAACGGCGACGATCTGTACGAAGCAGGGCTGTCATCGCTGAATACCATTCAGCTGCTGCTCGCGATCGAACATCATTTCAACATCGAAGTGCCGGACGACATGCTGAACCGTCAGCTGTTCCAGAGCATCGATTCACTCGCCGGAGCCGTCACGCAGTTGCAGCGTGCCGCGCAATCCGCATGA
- a CDS encoding acyl-CoA dehydrogenase family protein, giving the protein MKRFDAEAGPGFAAADATDDHALDDAARRVAQVAAQFADDVDRAARFPGEALDAMREHLLLGAMVPRDLGGRGASLAAVASACRIIGHACSSAAMIFAMHQIQVACIVEHALSDSWYRQFLRQLTQREWLLASATSEDQVGGNLRNSHCAIEMREGSFTLHKLAPTISYGAHADAILATARRDANAPSSEQVLVTLLKEDTTLTPRSGWDTFGMRGTCSEGFALDARGHAEQIFPALFAEIAEQTMVPTSHILWAAVWAGIAGDAFRRAHQFFRTQMQKQGSTLPPSARRLAEALALLQAIDARIEGALRLHGRGITRSWSASMAHAAELNTLKTYTSSTALEIVSHAAMICGMASYKNGTPYTLGRHIRDLHSAPLMISNDRIEANTANLLLALRPASLERDS; this is encoded by the coding sequence ATGAAGCGCTTCGATGCCGAGGCCGGCCCCGGCTTCGCCGCCGCCGATGCCACCGACGACCATGCGCTCGACGACGCCGCGCGGCGCGTCGCGCAGGTCGCCGCCCAGTTCGCGGACGACGTCGATCGCGCCGCGCGCTTTCCCGGCGAGGCCCTCGACGCGATGCGCGAGCATCTGTTGCTCGGCGCGATGGTGCCGCGCGATCTGGGCGGGCGCGGTGCGTCGCTGGCCGCGGTCGCGTCGGCGTGCCGCATCATCGGCCATGCCTGCTCCTCGGCCGCGATGATCTTCGCGATGCACCAGATCCAGGTCGCCTGCATCGTCGAACATGCGCTGTCGGACAGCTGGTATCGCCAGTTCCTCCGGCAGCTCACGCAGCGCGAGTGGCTGCTCGCGTCGGCGACCTCGGAGGACCAGGTCGGCGGCAACCTGCGCAACAGCCATTGCGCGATCGAGATGCGCGAGGGCAGCTTCACGCTGCACAAGCTGGCGCCGACCATCTCCTACGGCGCGCACGCCGATGCGATCCTCGCGACCGCGCGGCGCGACGCGAACGCGCCCTCGTCCGAGCAGGTGCTCGTCACGCTGCTCAAGGAAGACACCACGCTCACGCCGCGCAGCGGCTGGGACACGTTCGGCATGCGCGGCACCTGCAGCGAGGGTTTCGCCCTCGACGCGCGCGGCCACGCCGAGCAGATCTTCCCGGCCCTGTTCGCGGAGATCGCCGAGCAGACCATGGTGCCGACCTCGCACATCCTGTGGGCCGCCGTGTGGGCGGGCATCGCAGGCGACGCGTTCCGGCGCGCGCATCAGTTCTTCCGCACGCAGATGCAGAAGCAGGGCAGCACACTGCCGCCGTCCGCCCGCCGGCTCGCGGAAGCGCTCGCGCTGCTGCAGGCGATCGACGCCCGCATCGAGGGCGCGCTGCGCCTGCACGGGCGCGGCATCACGCGCAGCTGGTCGGCGTCGATGGCGCACGCGGCCGAGCTGAACACGCTCAAGACCTATACGTCGTCGACCGCGCTCGAGATCGTCTCGCACGCGGCCATGATCTGCGGCATGGCGTCCTACAAGAACGGCACGCCGTACACGCTGGGCCGCCATATCCGCGACCTGCACTCCGCGCCGCTGATGATCAGCAACGACCGTATCGAGGCCAACACGGCCAACCTTTTGCTCGCGCTGCGCCCCGCTTCGCTGGAGAGAGATTCGTGA
- a CDS encoding amino acid--[acyl-carrier-protein] ligase, with translation MNDMTIPAAPAAAAAIDRDGVNPLRDELVAAGLLIPTGVQGLFGRSERFERVVEGLDAYISRLGADQHAEVMRFPPAMSRPEFERSEYLKSFPQLAGTVHSFCGDEHAQQRVLQCLDRGEDWTADQKPTYVVMTPAACYPVYPVIAQRGPLPADGRIVDVFSYCFRHEPSLDPTRMQLFRMREYIRIGTPEQILAFREDWIARGTRMIDALQLPNSIDLANDPFFGRGGKIVASSQREQNLKFELLIPIEHDGRLTACLSFNYHMDHFGLLWGIKTDAKAVAHTGCVGFGLERLTLGLFRHHGFDLDRWPQSVRDTLWGAQ, from the coding sequence GTGAACGACATGACCATCCCCGCCGCGCCGGCCGCCGCCGCCGCCATCGACCGCGACGGCGTCAACCCGCTGCGCGACGAACTCGTCGCCGCCGGCCTGCTGATTCCCACCGGCGTGCAGGGCCTGTTCGGCCGCAGCGAACGCTTCGAGCGCGTGGTCGAGGGGCTCGACGCCTATATCTCGCGCCTCGGTGCGGACCAGCACGCCGAAGTGATGCGCTTCCCGCCCGCGATGAGCCGCCCCGAGTTCGAGCGCAGCGAATACCTGAAGAGCTTCCCGCAGCTCGCCGGCACCGTGCACAGCTTCTGCGGCGACGAACACGCGCAGCAGCGCGTGCTGCAATGCCTCGATCGCGGCGAAGACTGGACGGCCGACCAGAAGCCGACCTATGTCGTGATGACGCCGGCCGCCTGCTATCCGGTCTATCCGGTGATCGCGCAGCGCGGCCCGCTGCCGGCCGACGGCCGCATCGTCGACGTGTTCTCGTACTGCTTCCGCCACGAGCCGTCGCTCGACCCGACCCGCATGCAGTTGTTCCGGATGCGCGAGTACATCCGCATCGGCACGCCCGAGCAGATCCTCGCGTTCCGCGAGGACTGGATCGCGCGCGGCACGCGCATGATCGACGCGCTGCAGCTGCCGAACAGCATCGACCTCGCGAACGACCCGTTCTTCGGGCGCGGCGGCAAGATCGTCGCGAGCAGCCAGCGCGAGCAGAACCTCAAGTTCGAGCTGCTGATCCCGATCGAGCACGACGGCCGCCTGACCGCCTGCCTGAGCTTCAACTACCACATGGACCACTTCGGCCTGCTGTGGGGCATCAAGACCGACGCGAAGGCGGTCGCCCACACCGGCTGCGTCGGCTTCGGCCTCGAGCGCCTGACGCTCGGCCTGTTCCGCCATCACGGCTTCGATCTCGACCGGTGGCCGCAGTCCGTGCGCGACACGCTGTGGGGCGCGCAATGA